One Schistocerca gregaria isolate iqSchGreg1 unplaced genomic scaffold, iqSchGreg1.2 ptg000716l, whole genome shotgun sequence genomic region harbors:
- the LOC126320363 gene encoding mitochondrial basic amino acids transporter-like → MCEFMKDVSAGALTGVIGTVVGHPLDVIKLRLQGEPGVYRSILGCGYAIFREANVRGLFRGLIPPMVNLTLLNSLAFGLYGNFKKLMSDRMSNYVASSKLQYFVMGCGVGFVTSLVSTPSEFLKVKMQHSSGKIYNGSLDALIKISKQHGMSALYTGYTINTIREMMFSTTYFGVYELSKASLMSQLGNIFNAQCAILLSGGISGMLGWAVSYPLDVIKNLKQSQSLEKSQVSNKVSALALSRERLSKFGVAGFYYGIQISLVRAFIVSSVRFSVYESAVHMWNAFEQNLLNSVKI, encoded by the exons ATGTGCGAGTTTATGAAAGACGTCTCTGCGGGAGCACTTACAGGGGTAATTGGCACTGTTGTTG GGCACCCCTTGGATGTCATCAAACTGAGGCTGCAAGGTGAGCCTGGCGTCTACCGTAGTATATTAGGATGTGGATATGCAATATTTCGAGAAGCTAAT GTACGAGGACTATTCCGAGGTCTGATACCTCCTATGGTCAATCTGACTCTATTGAATTCACTAGCCTTTGGTCTTTATGGCAATTTCAAGAAGCTCATGTCAGATCGCATGTCTAACTACGTGGCATCCAGCAAACTTCAATATTTCGTAATGGGATGTGGCGTGGGTTTCGTCACCTCTCTCGTCTCAACACCCTCAGAATTCTTGAAAGTGAAGATGCAGCATTCGTCTGGAAAAATATATAATGGCAGCCTGGACGCACTCATAAAGATATCTAAACAACATGGCATGAGCGCACTTTATACAGGCTACACTATAAACACTATTAGGGAAATGATGTTTTCTACCACCTACTTCGGGGTGTACGAGCTTTCCAAGGCATCTTTGATGAGCCAGCTGGGTAACATATTCAATGCCCAATGCGCCATCCTCTTGTCTGGGGGCATTTCAGGCATGCTGGGATGGGCAGTCAGCTATCCTTTAGACGTCATTAAAAACTTGAAGCAATCCCAAAGCTTAGAGAAGAGCCAGGTGTCAAATAAAGTGTCAGCCCTGGCTTTGTCGAGAGAACGACTCAGTAAGTTTGGAGTTGCTGGATTTTACTACGGAATTCAAATTTCTCTAGTAAGAGCTTTTATTGTTTCTTCAGTTCGGTTCAGTGTATATGAATCCGCTGTACATATGTGGAACGCTTTTGAACAGAATCTACTCAACTCTGTAAAAATATAG
- the LOC126320364 gene encoding uncharacterized protein LOC126320364, whose protein sequence is MKIIEKIFFGMTRTLGNFSHLLILPKHQSKHMTAEEKSNGLVQWGDEEFDDDAPDHQKPGTRVETEIRTNQQGQRMKVIRTIKTVKVTNRVNRIVEERRKRWVKFGSSSKMDGAHPERKHRIHVGEGEQEGSQEFRGANQERDERVRCPIVQADY, encoded by the exons ATGAAGATcatcgaaaaaattttttttgggatGACACGCACGTTGGGCAATTTCTCACATCTGCTTATTCTCCCTAAACACCAGAGTAAGCATATGACGGCG GAAGAAAAGTCCAACGGTCTCGTCCAATGGGGAGATGAAGAGTTTGATGATG ATGCGCCGGACCACCAGAAACCTGGGACGCGAGTTGAAACAGAAATAAGGACCAATCAGCAGGGCCAACGAATGAAA GTTATAAGGACGATCAAAACCGTAAAAGTCACGAATCGAGTCAACCGAATCGTTGAAGAAAGAAGGAAG CGGTGGGTCAAATTTGGCAGCAGCAGTAAAATGGACGGTGCCCATCCAGAAAGAAAACACCGAATTCATGTGGGAGAAGGCGAACAGGAAGGCTCACAAGAATTTAGAGGAGCAAATCAAGAAAGAGATGAACGAGTGCGTTGTCCGATCGTCCAAGCCGACTACTAA
- the LOC126320354 gene encoding LOW QUALITY PROTEIN: uncharacterized protein LOC126320354 (The sequence of the model RefSeq protein was modified relative to this genomic sequence to represent the inferred CDS: deleted 1 base in 1 codon), which translates to MARLSSRPYRELRSERASEPATFGGSVLRSELMRPEGCGVLETEKDEGPSGDAMSSLQEGRSSPNATFVAHSKAIDLDQSCWHGTLKTEHIQHSAPHSSKREPIVLRLPKQPPPLNFVAGLSSGQTAPSKPAQGVRPVPVRAGRSSEEQERSHGAATTDRALCQASLSAASDRPTESDRPARAAASGLRSSARGADVTRRRSARSAKDAARARRSVSPLFSDSDRSRKRHRDDRPVSGSGADRSPRRARHREPLPSLPDTARDPAPPALPPDGRDHTLCAPKDPPPVQFNQYGIRSVHNFKIIKSISEGAYGVVYKARDMQTDEIVALKYVKIDPAKLPEVGFPISSIREIRALSQFSHPRIIRLREVVANTSGTKFYLVLDYVDYDLNQLLTRIRPKFSLAGIKSLVFQLLEAVRYLHLSSVTHRDIKSSNILISQFGQLYLADFGPDQGVLHQGGVPLTPNVVTIGYRAPELVFGAKDYTPSIDIWSVGCIMAEMILGRPLIDVKTEIDQLTRMTEIFGTPNSQNYGKGVSGLRILQRLNLKPQPHNNLRSIFPDLDAQGFDLLSRMLCYNPSQRITSEEALNTTRDRCGSRFNPTPTRPNSPTSSAPLPAAASPRSFPPLPPSLRPSPPAPPSPRPSYDRHLHDHPTSTKHLKRLDPHKSDIHDRPTSSSHPSPNHRNPSLWHRSDRNDKTNPDTRTHQKAFKRTTAPPPLRPHR; encoded by the exons ATGGCGCGCTTGAGCTCACGGCCGTACCGAGAGTTACGCTCTGAAAGAGCGAGCGAACCTGCAACGTTTGGTGGATCTGTGTTGCGAAGCGAGCTGATGAGGCCCGAGGGTTGCGGAGTCCTGGAAACAGAGAAAGACGAAGGGCCTTCTGGTGATGCGATGTCAAGTTTGCAAGAGGGTCGATCTTCGCCGAATGCGACATTTGTAGCTCATTCGAAAGCGATCGACCTAGATCAAAGCTGCTGGCATGGTACGTTAAAAACTGAGCACATTCAACATTCCGCTCCGCATTCTTCCAAACGTGAGCCCATCGTCCTGCGTCTGCCAAAACAGCCCCCTCCTCTCAATTTCGTCGCGGGTTTGTCCTCGGGTCAGACGGCTCCTTCCAAGCCTGCCCAGGGGGTGCGCCCGGTGCCGGTCCGTGCCGGCAGGTCCTCTGAAGAGCAGGAGCGTTCACATGGGGCGGCAACGACGGACCGCGCGCTCTGCCAGGCGTCGTTGTCTGCTGCGTCCGATCGTCCGACAGAGAGCGACCGACCCGCTCGCGCGGCTGCCTCCGGGTTGCGGTCGTCCGCGCGCGGAGCCGACGTCACAAGGCGCCGCTCCGCCAGGTCGGCCAAGGACGCCGCTCGCGCCAGGAGGTCCGTCTCTCCTCTTTTTTCTGATTCGGACAGAAGCAGAAAGCGACATCGCGACGACCGCCCGGTTTCCGGTTCCGGCGCCGATCGCTCGCCCCGCCGCGCCCGACACCGCGAGCCGCTCCCCTCGCTCCCCGACACGGCCCGAGATCCCGCGCCGCCCGCCCTGCCTCCCGACGGCCGCGACCACACGCTCTGCGCGCCGAAGGACCCGCCCCCGGTTCAATTCAACCAGTACGGGATCCGAAGCGTGCACAACTTCAAAATCATCAAGAGCATCTCCGAAGGGGCCTACGGCGTCGTTTACAAGGCCAGAGACATGCAGACCGACGAGATCGTCGCTTTGAAATACGTCAAAATCGACCCCGCTAAGTTGCCCGAAGTCGGCTTTCCCATATCCAGCATCCGCGAAATCCGCGCCCTCTCTCAGTTCAGCCACCCGCGCATCATCCGTCTCCGAGAAGTCGTCGCCAACACCAGCGGGACCAAGTTCTACCTCGTCTTGGACTACGTCGACTACGACCTGAACCAGCTCCTCACCCGAATCCGCCCCAAGTTCTCGCTTGCGGGCATCAAATCGCTCGTGTTTCAGCTTCTCGAGGCCGTTCGTTACCTGCACCTCTCCTCCGTCACTCACCGCGACATCAAGTCCTCCAACATCCTGATAAGCCAGTTCGGCCAGCTCTACCTCGCCGACTTCGGGCCTGACCAAGGAGTACTTCACCAAG GCGGCGTGCCCCTCACGCCCAACGTCGTCACCATCGGCTACCGCGCCCCGGAGCTCGTCTTCGGCGCCAAGGACTACACGCCCTCCATAGATATCTGGAGCGTCGGCTGCATCATGGCCGAGATGATCCTCGGCAGACCGCTCATCGACGTCAAGACCGAAATCGACCAACTCACCAGGATGACCGAAATTTTCGGCACGCCCAATTCTCAGAACTACGGCAAAGGGGTCAGCGGCCTGCGAATCCTGCAACGTCTCAACTTGAAGCCGCAGCCCCACAACAACCTGCGCTCCATCTTTCCAGACCTCGACGCGCAGGGCTTCGACCTCCTCTCTCGGATGCTGTGCTACAACCCGTCCCAACGGATCACGTCCGAAGAAGCGCTCAACACAACGCGAGACAGATGTGGTTCAAGGTTCAACCCTACCCCGACCCGCCCCAACTCACCAACTTCGAGTGCTCCTCTCCCCGCAGCCGCGTCTCCCCGCAGCTTTCCCCCCCTACCCCCCTCGCTGCGGCCAAGCCCGCCCGCGCCCCCGAGCCCC AGACCCAGCTACGACCGACACCTCCACGACCaccccacctccaccaaacacctcAAACGACTCGATCCGCACAAATCCGACATCCACGACCGCCCAACCAGCTCCAGCCACCCATCGCCCAACCACCGCAACCCCTCTCTCTGGCACCGATCCGACCGCAACGACAAAACCAACCCGGACACCCGCACTCACCAAAAGGCATTCAAGAGAACCACCGCACCACCGCCGCTCCGACCGCACCGCTGA